The Natrinema pellirubrum DSM 15624 region GAAGTCCTTCTGGGGCTCGCCGCTGCCGGTCTCGAAGCCGGCCTCGTCCTTGACGAGTTCGGCCGTCGGCGGGACGCCGACGTCGATCTCGAAGGAGCCGTCGTCGTCGTAGTCGACGGTGACGGGGACTTCGGTCCCGTCGAACGCTTCGGTCTGGTCGTTGATCTCCTGTACGACGGCCTGCACGTCGACGGGGGTCGGTCCAAGCTCGGGACCGAGCGGCGGGCCAGGATTGGCCTGGCCACCCGGAACGAGCACTTCGATGGTTCCAGCCATATCCGTCACAACCCGTGCGCGAGTTTTAAGGGTTGCTAATTCGTGCAGTCATCGTCTGTGACCGTCTCACGTGCGGGTCCGATCGCCGGTCACTACTCGACGCTATCGGCGCGCCACGTCGCAAATGACTCGAGGACGTCGCTCTCGTCGAAGCGTTCGATACAGGGCACGTCGTCGGGATGCAGTTGCAGGACGCGGTCGACGAGGTCATCGTAGGCGTCGTCGGTGGTCTTCGCGAGCAGGACGACCTCCTCGTCGCGGTGGATTTCTCCCTTCCAGCGGTACGTCGAGGTCGCCTCGAGGCGATTGACGCAGGCCGCGAGCCGTTCCTCGACGAGCGTCTCGGTGATTTCCGTAGCCGCCTCGGGCGGTGCTGTGACGTAGACGGTCGGCATATCCGACGCTACGCTCGAGGTGGGCAAAAACGTCCCGTCACGGGACACGTTGCCCGGCTACTCGTCGTCGTTGACCGGATTGAACGTACCGTTGATATCCCACTCGTGGATGCAGTGTGGGTTACCGACTTGCTTCTCGTCGTCCTCGAGCGCGAGTTGCCAGGCCTCGAGGGTCTCGTCCCATCGTTCGACTCGACTGCATTCTTCGCAGACTCTCGCGGTCGGTTTCCGTACCTGTGTACTCATTATTGGTCCGTGGGAACTCGACACATATAACGGTATCCGTGCGCGGCAAGTGCTGCCTCGCCGCTCGAAAATCGTGCGTCAAACGGGTTGCCGTACCGAGTTCCCGGTGGGACCGCAGGACGGTCGCGGTCCCGCCGGCAATGACGGACGGGA contains the following coding sequences:
- a CDS encoding 50S ribosomal protein L11, whose protein sequence is MAGTIEVLVPGGQANPGPPLGPELGPTPVDVQAVVQEINDQTEAFDGTEVPVTVDYDDDGSFEIDVGVPPTAELVKDEAGFETGSGEPQKDFVADLSVDQVKQIAEQKHPDLLAYDLRNAAKEVVGTCASMGVTIEGNDAREFKERVDDGEYDDVLVDEAAA
- the cutA gene encoding divalent-cation tolerance protein CutA, with product MPTVYVTAPPEAATEITETLVEERLAACVNRLEATSTYRWKGEIHRDEEVVLLAKTTDDAYDDLVDRVLQLHPDDVPCIERFDESDVLESFATWRADSVE
- a CDS encoding HEWD family protein, with protein sequence MSTQVRKPTARVCEECSRVERWDETLEAWQLALEDDEKQVGNPHCIHEWDINGTFNPVNDDE